From the Nitrobacter hamburgensis X14 genome, one window contains:
- the paaC gene encoding 1,2-phenylacetyl-CoA epoxidase subunit PaaC: MPSLPDIAQADAAELAREATAHGQGLHAPSPDANRDAFFEFLLRIGDTTLILGHRDSEWCGHSPVLEEDIALANMALDLIGQTQLWLGLAAEVEGKGRTADDLAYLRDAWDFRNLLLVERPNGDFGHTLMRHFLFDIYHLALLQALATSSDRRVAEIAAKVGREVAYHVERTSNLIVRLGDGTDESHRRMQVALDALWPYVGEMFIADEKDEAVAAVGIAPNSASLRAAWEKTVRDVLAEATLTVPESKFAHKGGKRGIHTEHLGYILADMQFLQRAYPGASW, encoded by the coding sequence ATGCCATCGCTCCCCGATATCGCCCAGGCCGACGCAGCAGAACTCGCCCGCGAGGCCACCGCGCATGGTCAAGGACTGCATGCGCCTTCGCCCGATGCGAACCGGGACGCCTTTTTCGAATTCCTGCTGCGGATCGGAGACACGACCCTGATCCTGGGGCACCGGGACTCGGAATGGTGCGGACATTCGCCCGTGCTGGAGGAGGACATCGCACTGGCCAATATGGCGCTGGACCTGATCGGCCAGACCCAGCTCTGGCTCGGCCTCGCCGCCGAGGTGGAGGGCAAGGGCCGCACAGCGGACGATCTCGCCTATCTGCGCGACGCCTGGGACTTCCGCAACCTGCTGCTGGTCGAACGGCCAAACGGCGATTTCGGCCATACGCTGATGCGGCATTTCCTGTTCGACATCTATCACCTTGCCCTGCTTCAGGCGCTGGCGACGTCGTCCGACCGGCGGGTCGCCGAGATCGCCGCCAAGGTCGGCAGGGAGGTAGCCTATCATGTCGAGAGGACTTCCAATCTGATCGTGCGCCTCGGCGATGGAACCGACGAGAGCCACCGCCGCATGCAGGTCGCGCTCGACGCGTTGTGGCCTTATGTCGGCGAGATGTTCATTGCCGACGAGAAGGACGAGGCGGTCGCCGCTGTGGGCATCGCGCCGAATTCCGCAAGCCTGCGCGCGGCGTGGGAGAAGACGGTGCGCGACGTGCTCGCTGAGGCAACGTTGACGGTTCCGGAGAGCAAATTTGCCCATAAGGGCGGCAAGCGCGGCATCCATACGGAGCATCTCGGCTACATCCTCGCCGACATGCAGTTCCTGCAGCGCGCCTATCCCGGTGCAAGCTGGTGA
- a CDS encoding Phenylacetic acid catabolic protein: protein MSDTMTIEDYLAQGGVLTAPDNAPARYRGELMRLMSSFVDSELAASAGFAGAINFAPGIKERIAASRITLEKADHAQRVLNIMSDFGTDADRYQAQHDWSARVERNADLAAAHRGDDMRLAVFHYPIENWTDAVVMNVLQGLAAGIQMNELTRVSYAPLADVFREIAPRERRHAELGYEGLQRIASTPEGKQAAREAIAYWKPRVATTFGVAGSNRFDTLKKFGLRHTSNEELLAQWQTVTGEKLDVLGL, encoded by the coding sequence ATGTCCGATACGATGACTATCGAGGACTATCTCGCCCAGGGTGGTGTGCTGACCGCACCCGACAATGCGCCGGCGCGCTATCGCGGCGAGTTGATGCGGCTGATGTCGTCTTTCGTCGACAGCGAACTGGCGGCCTCTGCCGGTTTCGCCGGAGCGATCAACTTCGCGCCCGGCATCAAGGAGCGCATCGCGGCAAGCCGCATCACGCTTGAGAAGGCGGACCACGCCCAGCGCGTTTTGAACATCATGAGCGACTTCGGCACCGATGCCGACCGCTACCAGGCGCAGCACGACTGGAGCGCGCGGGTCGAGCGCAACGCCGATCTCGCCGCGGCGCACCGCGGCGACGACATGCGACTCGCCGTCTTTCACTACCCGATCGAGAACTGGACCGATGCGGTGGTGATGAACGTGCTGCAAGGATTGGCGGCCGGCATTCAGATGAACGAACTGACCCGCGTCTCCTATGCCCCGCTGGCGGATGTCTTCCGCGAGATCGCACCGCGCGAACGGCGCCATGCTGAACTGGGCTACGAGGGCCTGCAACGGATTGCCTCGACACCAGAGGGCAAGCAGGCCGCGCGGGAAGCAATCGCCTACTGGAAACCGCGAGTTGCGACCACTTTCGGTGTCGCCGGCTCGAACCGTTTCGATACGCTGAAAAAATTCGGCCTGCGCCACACCTCCAACGAGGAATTGCTGGCGCAGTGGCAAACCGTGACCGGCGAAAAGCTCGACGTGCTTGGTCTGTAG
- the fahA gene encoding fumarylacetoacetase yields the protein MHPNDPKLCAFVDVDAASDFPIQNLPYGVFLTPEQPELRVGVAISNQILDLAVLEAAGLIRCDGVSGVFAKPSLNAFMALGQTVWSQTRARISELLRHDNPELRDNTNLRVRALVPQNLAQMYMPIHVAGFTDFYSSKEHATNVGTMFRDKTNPLLPNWLHIPIGYNGRASTVVVSGTPIRRPRGQLKSPTAELPNFGPCQRLDFELEMGVVIGQASAMGEMLTERQAEEMIFGFTLLNDWSARDIQQWEYVPLGPFQAKAFGTSISPWIVTREALEPFRVQGPAQEPRPLPYLHQAQPNNYDIQLAVDLRTEKMAKPASICRTNFKYMYWSSVQQLVHHASSGCAMNVGDLLGSGTISGPEKGERGSMLELSWNGTKPLELDGGERRSFLEDGDSLRIRGWCQGDGYRVGFGQVEGSIVAVEPAGIFGPPLF from the coding sequence ATGCACCCGAACGATCCCAAGCTTTGCGCCTTCGTTGATGTTGATGCGGCATCCGACTTTCCGATCCAGAACCTGCCTTACGGAGTGTTCTTAACGCCGGAGCAGCCGGAGTTGCGCGTCGGCGTGGCGATCAGCAATCAGATTCTCGATCTCGCCGTGCTGGAAGCCGCCGGTCTGATCCGTTGCGACGGGGTTAGCGGAGTTTTTGCAAAGCCTTCGTTGAATGCCTTCATGGCGCTCGGACAGACGGTGTGGTCGCAGACGCGCGCGCGGATTAGCGAATTGCTGCGTCATGATAATCCGGAACTGCGCGACAATACGAACTTGCGCGTGCGCGCGCTTGTACCTCAGAATCTCGCGCAAATGTATATGCCGATCCACGTCGCAGGCTTCACTGACTTCTATTCCTCGAAGGAACACGCCACCAACGTCGGCACCATGTTCCGCGATAAGACGAATCCGCTGCTGCCGAACTGGCTGCATATTCCCATCGGCTACAATGGCCGGGCATCGACTGTCGTGGTCAGCGGCACGCCGATCCGTCGCCCACGCGGGCAGTTGAAGTCGCCAACGGCGGAGCTTCCGAACTTCGGCCCGTGCCAGCGGCTCGATTTCGAACTGGAAATGGGCGTCGTGATCGGGCAGGCCTCCGCGATGGGCGAGATGTTGACCGAACGACAAGCGGAAGAGATGATCTTCGGCTTCACGCTGCTGAATGACTGGAGCGCGCGCGATATCCAGCAATGGGAATACGTGCCGCTTGGGCCGTTTCAGGCGAAGGCATTCGGCACGTCGATCAGCCCGTGGATCGTGACGCGCGAGGCATTGGAGCCGTTTCGGGTTCAGGGTCCGGCGCAGGAGCCGAGGCCGTTACCTTATCTGCATCAGGCACAACCGAACAATTACGACATACAGCTCGCAGTAGACCTGCGAACGGAGAAGATGGCAAAGCCGGCCAGCATCTGCCGGACCAATTTCAAATACATGTACTGGTCGTCAGTGCAGCAGCTCGTGCATCATGCCTCTTCAGGTTGCGCAATGAATGTCGGCGATCTTTTGGGTTCAGGCACCATCAGTGGCCCCGAAAAGGGCGAGCGCGGCAGCATGTTGGAGCTAAGTTGGAACGGGACCAAGCCGCTTGAGCTTGATGGTGGCGAGCGCCGTTCGTTCCTCGAAGACGGCGATTCGCTCCGCATTCGCGGTTGGTGTCAGGGAGACGGCTATCGCGTCGGCTTCGGCCAGGTCGAGGGCTCGATCGTAGCCGTAGAACCGGCCGGTATTTTTGGACCACCTCTCTTTTAA
- a CDS encoding MBL fold metallo-hydrolase encodes MSAKGFASTTDMAEKKITFSEIGPDIYAFTAEGDPNTAVIVGDDGCIVFDAQATPAMANGVIERIRTVTDKPIKYVVLSHYHAVRVLGASAYHAQGIVASKETHRLIEERGQQDWDSEFGRFPRLFRDAASIPGLTWPTLTFETEMTIDLGKRAVRLMHLGAGHTSGDIVAWVPDAQVMCSGDLIEYHSACYCGDAYLHEWPMTLNEIRKFNPKAVAPGRGNALKGQSITREAIAMTRDFVTALYGSAELSVAKGHNLKETVAAAREVMDPKFSSFAIYEHCLPFNVSRAFDEASGIDNPVIWTADRDREMWATIQGG; translated from the coding sequence ATGAGCGCCAAGGGTTTCGCTTCCACGACCGATATGGCGGAGAAGAAAATCACATTCTCCGAAATCGGGCCCGACATCTATGCGTTCACCGCGGAGGGCGATCCAAATACGGCGGTTATTGTCGGCGATGACGGCTGCATTGTGTTTGACGCACAGGCGACGCCCGCAATGGCGAACGGCGTCATCGAACGCATCAGAACCGTAACCGACAAACCCATCAAGTATGTGGTTCTATCGCATTATCATGCGGTGCGCGTGCTCGGCGCTTCTGCATATCACGCGCAGGGGATCGTCGCTTCGAAAGAAACCCACAGGCTGATCGAAGAGCGCGGCCAACAGGATTGGGATTCCGAATTCGGACGATTTCCGCGGCTATTCCGTGATGCTGCAAGCATCCCGGGGCTGACTTGGCCGACACTGACGTTCGAGACCGAGATGACAATCGATCTCGGCAAGCGCGCGGTGAGGCTGATGCATTTGGGTGCCGGCCACACATCCGGAGATATCGTGGCATGGGTCCCCGACGCGCAGGTGATGTGCTCAGGCGATCTGATCGAATACCATTCCGCTTGCTATTGCGGAGATGCTTATTTGCACGAATGGCCGATGACATTGAATGAAATTCGCAAATTCAATCCCAAAGCAGTCGCTCCCGGCCGCGGTAACGCTCTCAAGGGGCAGTCCATTACACGAGAGGCAATTGCGATGACGCGTGATTTCGTCACTGCATTGTATGGCTCGGCGGAATTGTCTGTTGCCAAAGGGCACAACCTGAAGGAAACGGTTGCCGCGGCACGCGAAGTCATGGACCCGAAATTCTCGAGCTTCGCCATTTATGAACACTGCCTACCGTTCAACGTCTCCCGGGCTTTCGATGAGGCGTCGGGCATCGACAATCCGGTGATTTGGACCGCGGACCGTGACCGCGAGATGTGGGCGACCATTCAAGGAGGATAA
- the paaA gene encoding 1,2-phenylacetyl-CoA epoxidase subunit PaaA, giving the protein MYAQLVKSEGKSKDEMTPEEIAFQARIDRGEKIEPKEWMPEGYRKTLIRQIGQHGHSEIVGQLPEANWITRAPTLERKAILLAKVQDEAGHGLYLYCAAETLGISRDELVERLHSGNMKYSSIFNYPTLTWADMGAVGWLVDGAAIMNQVPLQRTSFGPYSRAMIRICKEESFHRRQGYAIMMKMAAGTFEQKRMAQDALNRLWYPALMMFGPSDKDSVHSAQSMAWKIKMNTNDELRQKFVDQTVPQAQLIGLTVPDPNLKWNEEKGGYDFSEPDWNEFYDVLAGNGPCNKDRLGARVKAWEDGAWFREAMVAHADKKAARQYAVATE; this is encoded by the coding sequence ATGTATGCGCAGCTCGTGAAATCGGAAGGCAAGTCGAAAGACGAAATGACGCCGGAAGAGATCGCATTCCAGGCGCGCATCGACCGTGGCGAGAAGATCGAACCTAAGGAGTGGATGCCGGAAGGCTACCGCAAAACGCTGATCCGCCAGATCGGCCAGCACGGGCATTCCGAGATCGTCGGGCAATTGCCGGAAGCCAACTGGATCACCCGCGCGCCGACGCTGGAGCGCAAGGCGATCCTGCTCGCCAAGGTTCAGGACGAGGCCGGCCACGGCCTTTACCTCTACTGTGCCGCCGAGACACTGGGCATTTCGCGCGACGAACTGGTTGAGCGCCTGCATTCAGGCAACATGAAGTACTCCTCGATTTTCAACTATCCGACGCTGACTTGGGCGGACATGGGCGCCGTCGGCTGGCTGGTGGACGGGGCCGCGATCATGAATCAGGTGCCACTGCAGCGCACCTCCTTCGGCCCCTACAGCCGCGCCATGATCCGCATCTGCAAGGAGGAGAGCTTCCACCGGCGGCAGGGCTACGCAATCATGATGAAGATGGCCGCCGGCACGTTTGAGCAGAAGCGCATGGCGCAGGATGCGTTGAACCGTCTCTGGTATCCGGCGCTGATGATGTTCGGCCCGTCGGACAAGGATTCGGTCCATTCCGCCCAGTCGATGGCCTGGAAGATCAAGATGAACACCAATGACGAACTGCGCCAGAAGTTCGTCGACCAGACAGTGCCGCAGGCCCAGCTCATCGGCCTGACGGTGCCAGATCCGAACCTGAAGTGGAACGAGGAAAAAGGCGGCTACGATTTCTCCGAGCCGGACTGGAACGAGTTCTACGATGTACTCGCCGGCAATGGGCCCTGCAACAAGGACCGCCTCGGCGCGCGCGTGAAGGCGTGGGAGGATGGCGCGTGGTTCCGCGAGGCGATGGTGGCGCATGCCGACAAGAAGGCCGCGCGCCAATACGCCGTCGCCACCGAGTAG
- the paaB gene encoding 1,2-phenylacetyl-CoA epoxidase subunit PaaB, translating to MSKEWPLWEVFIRGQHGLNHRHVGSLHAADAEMAVLNARDVYTRRSEGVSIWVVRSSEITASSPSDKGPLFDPANAKVYRHPTFYEIPEEAGHM from the coding sequence ATGTCCAAGGAATGGCCGCTCTGGGAAGTGTTCATCCGGGGCCAGCATGGTCTGAACCACCGTCATGTGGGCAGCCTGCATGCCGCCGACGCCGAAATGGCGGTCCTGAACGCCCGCGACGTCTATACCCGCCGCAGCGAGGGCGTTTCGATCTGGGTGGTGCGTTCGTCCGAAATCACCGCATCGAGCCCCTCCGACAAGGGGCCTTTGTTCGATCCCGCGAACGCGAAGGTCTACCGCCACCCGACTTTCTACGAGATCCCTGAAGAAGCAGGGCATATGTGA
- a CDS encoding FAD-dependent oxidoreductase, translating to MSQRSVTQFAYRRHPDQERTEGKAAHHPVIIVGAGPVGLSLAIDLAQRGQAVVLLDDTDRIGDGSRAICFSKRSLELWDRLGVGERMVEKGIAWKVGKIFLKDEMVYRFDLLPEEGHKMPAFINLQQYYAEAYLVDRVQELPLIDLRWRNKVVGLEQHNDHAIVEIETPDGRYKLKSDFVIACDGARSALRGFVGAEFSGESFNDRFLIADVKMTAAFPTERWLWFDPPFHSGQSALLHRQPDDVWRIDLQLGPDADPAVERLPENVRPRIERMLGHSEFEFEWISIYKFQCRRMQRFIHGRVLFAGDSAHQVSPFGARGANSGLEDAENLAWKLALVLRGKAAVSLLDSYESERSAAADENIRVSTHSTDFIAPHSKHERRMRHAVLRLAKEVDFARRMVNGGRLSTPSTYNTHLSTRDVDTWRAGPPPGAHIVDAPLTATNGERVYLTEAFKAAGGNFVLLKSGNGSALAPLDCHCISIGQNAPLHDISGLFAKRYDASDGTAYLLRPDGYVAARFRHPTLPAVQAAIARASALIEGTP from the coding sequence ATGTCCCAGCGGTCTGTCACGCAATTTGCTTATCGCCGGCACCCCGATCAGGAGCGCACTGAAGGCAAAGCCGCGCACCATCCAGTCATCATCGTCGGCGCTGGGCCGGTCGGCCTCTCACTCGCGATCGATTTGGCACAGCGCGGACAAGCCGTCGTACTGCTTGATGATACAGACAGGATCGGTGATGGGTCACGAGCGATCTGTTTTTCCAAGCGATCGTTGGAATTGTGGGATCGCCTCGGTGTCGGCGAACGGATGGTTGAAAAGGGAATTGCCTGGAAAGTCGGCAAGATATTCCTCAAGGACGAGATGGTCTATCGGTTCGATCTGCTGCCCGAAGAAGGGCATAAGATGCCGGCTTTCATCAATCTTCAGCAGTACTATGCCGAAGCCTATTTGGTCGACCGCGTTCAGGAATTGCCGCTGATCGATCTGCGCTGGCGAAACAAGGTCGTTGGTCTGGAGCAGCACAACGACCACGCCATTGTTGAGATTGAGACTCCGGACGGACGATACAAATTGAAATCTGATTTCGTGATCGCCTGCGATGGCGCGCGATCAGCTTTGCGCGGTTTCGTGGGCGCGGAATTTTCCGGCGAATCCTTCAACGATCGATTTTTGATCGCAGACGTAAAGATGACGGCCGCGTTTCCAACCGAACGCTGGCTCTGGTTCGACCCTCCATTCCATTCCGGGCAGTCCGCGCTGCTTCACCGCCAGCCCGACGACGTCTGGCGCATAGATCTGCAACTTGGCCCAGACGCGGACCCCGCCGTTGAACGGCTACCGGAGAATGTGCGGCCGCGGATCGAACGCATGCTGGGGCACAGCGAATTCGAATTCGAATGGATATCGATTTATAAGTTTCAGTGTCGGCGCATGCAGCGGTTTATTCATGGGCGGGTTCTCTTCGCAGGCGACTCCGCTCACCAGGTCTCCCCGTTTGGAGCACGGGGTGCGAATTCCGGGCTCGAGGATGCCGAAAACCTTGCCTGGAAGCTCGCCCTCGTCTTGCGGGGCAAGGCTGCGGTTTCCCTGCTCGATAGTTATGAGAGCGAGCGTAGCGCGGCGGCGGACGAAAATATTCGCGTGTCGACCCACTCGACAGATTTCATTGCCCCCCATTCAAAACACGAACGGCGGATGCGCCATGCCGTGCTTCGGCTTGCGAAAGAGGTCGATTTCGCCAGGCGGATGGTGAACGGCGGACGGCTATCAACGCCGTCAACGTACAATACGCATTTGTCTACGCGCGACGTAGATACATGGCGTGCCGGCCCACCTCCGGGGGCGCACATCGTGGATGCGCCATTGACGGCTACGAATGGCGAACGTGTTTATCTTACCGAAGCTTTCAAAGCCGCCGGCGGCAATTTTGTTCTGCTGAAATCTGGAAACGGATCAGCTCTCGCTCCGCTTGATTGTCACTGCATCAGCATTGGACAAAATGCGCCGCTGCACGACATATCCGGACTATTTGCAAAGCGCTATGATGCTTCCGATGGGACCGCCTATTTGCTTCGACCAGATGGATACGTCGCGGCAAGGTTCAGACATCCCACATTACCCGCAGTACAAGCCGCCATCGCGCGGGCGAGTGCACTAATCGAGGGCACGCCATGA
- a CDS encoding 2Fe-2S iron-sulfur cluster-binding protein, translating into MARFHTLKVTDVRRETRDAVVVTLVPRAEDSALFAFTHGQYLTFRRNFDGDELRRSYSICAGCDEGVLKVGIKRVDGGTFSTWANEALAAGDEIEAMPPMGKFFTPIEPDARRNYIGFAGGSGITPVLSIIKTVLVREPHASFTLVYANRQISTIMFREELEDLKNQHLGRFAIIHVLEGEAQDIDLFTGRIDGDKVEALFTHWIDSNAVDMAFICGPEPMMLAIAAALREHGLNDTQIKFELFASGQPGRAKVKAVSRTAVVSGTGVEATVTLDGATRSFIMPRESKSVLDAALAANMDAPYSCKAGVCSTCRCKVLEGEVEMAVNHALEDYEVRAGYALSCQAFPLTDRLVVTYDE; encoded by the coding sequence ATGGCTCGCTTCCACACCTTGAAAGTCACGGATGTGCGGCGCGAGACGCGCGATGCCGTCGTGGTAACGCTGGTGCCGCGTGCGGAAGACAGCGCCCTGTTCGCGTTCACGCACGGCCAGTACCTGACTTTCCGCCGCAACTTCGACGGTGATGAACTGCGCCGTTCCTATTCGATCTGCGCCGGGTGTGACGAAGGTGTTCTTAAGGTCGGCATCAAGCGCGTCGATGGCGGCACGTTCTCGACGTGGGCGAATGAGGCCCTTGCAGCCGGCGACGAGATCGAAGCCATGCCGCCTATGGGAAAGTTCTTCACGCCGATCGAACCGGATGCGCGGAGGAACTACATTGGCTTCGCCGGCGGCTCGGGCATCACGCCGGTGCTCTCCATCATCAAGACCGTGCTCGTCCGGGAGCCTCACGCGAGCTTCACGCTCGTCTACGCCAACCGCCAGATCAGCACGATCATGTTCCGCGAGGAACTGGAAGACCTGAAAAACCAGCATCTCGGCAGGTTCGCCATTATTCATGTTCTTGAAGGTGAAGCGCAAGACATCGATCTCTTCACCGGCCGCATTGACGGCGACAAGGTGGAGGCCCTGTTCACGCACTGGATCGATTCCAACGCGGTCGACATGGCTTTCATCTGCGGCCCCGAGCCGATGATGCTGGCGATTGCCGCGGCGCTGCGCGAGCACGGGTTGAACGACACGCAGATCAAGTTCGAGCTGTTTGCCTCCGGCCAGCCGGGCCGGGCCAAGGTCAAGGCCGTGTCCAGGACGGCCGTCGTATCCGGCACTGGGGTTGAAGCGACGGTGACACTGGATGGCGCGACCCGCAGCTTCATCATGCCGCGCGAGAGCAAGAGCGTGCTCGATGCAGCGCTCGCCGCCAATATGGATGCTCCCTACTCCTGCAAAGCTGGGGTGTGCTCGACCTGTCGCTGCAAGGTGCTTGAAGGCGAAGTGGAAATGGCGGTGAACCATGCGCTGGAGGATTACGAGGTGCGCGCCGGCTATGCGCTGAGCTGTCAGGCGTTTCCACTGACCGACCGCCTCGTCGTGACCTACGACGAATAG
- the paaD gene encoding 1,2-phenylacetyl-CoA epoxidase subunit PaaD, translating into MQASTLPSTDQVWDWLGQIPDPEIPVISLTDLGIIRDVAWDDDTLVVTVTPTYTGCPATSIINLDIERALRDRGVEKIRLERKLFPPWTTDWISREGREKLHDYGIVPPIDGTAADGRLTGRVARLAGRSSLTIACPRCGSTQTEKVSQFGSTPCKASYRCKDCLEPFDYFKCI; encoded by the coding sequence ATGCAGGCGAGCACGCTGCCCAGCACCGATCAGGTATGGGACTGGCTGGGCCAGATTCCCGACCCTGAGATCCCTGTTATCTCTTTGACCGATCTCGGCATCATCCGCGATGTCGCATGGGACGACGACACCCTGGTAGTGACGGTGACTCCGACCTATACGGGGTGCCCCGCCACCAGCATCATCAACCTGGATATCGAGCGCGCGCTGCGCGACCGCGGCGTCGAGAAGATCAGGCTCGAGCGCAAGCTTTTCCCGCCGTGGACGACCGACTGGATCAGCCGCGAGGGCCGCGAAAAGCTGCACGATTACGGCATTGTGCCGCCGATCGACGGAACCGCCGCGGATGGCCGCCTCACTGGCCGCGTCGCCAGACTCGCGGGACGATCGAGCCTGACCATCGCATGCCCCCGCTGCGGTTCAACGCAAACGGAAAAAGTGAGTCAGTTCGGCTCAACGCCCTGCAAGGCCAGCTACCGCTGCAAGGACTGTCTTGAGCCGTTCGACTACTTCAAGTGCATTTGA
- a CDS encoding DUF2783 domain-containing protein: MTLSTRSNFPDPDAAYRLVVEAHRGLSDEQSASLDTALVLILANHIGDVEVLREAVLLAKRHLGDDHAGADEQSPRKRENK; this comes from the coding sequence ATGACGCTTTCGACGCGATCCAACTTTCCCGACCCGGACGCAGCTTATCGCCTGGTCGTAGAGGCGCATCGTGGCTTGAGCGATGAGCAGAGCGCGTCGCTCGACACCGCCCTCGTTTTGATTCTTGCCAATCATATCGGGGATGTGGAGGTCCTTCGCGAGGCGGTTTTGCTTGCAAAACGACACCTCGGGGATGATCACGCCGGTGCGGATGAGCAGAGTCCGAGGAAGAGAGAAAACAAATGA